Proteins co-encoded in one Colletes latitarsis isolate SP2378_abdomen chromosome 2, iyColLati1, whole genome shotgun sequence genomic window:
- the Ago2 gene encoding argonaute 2 isoform X1, protein MAKGKKSGKKGGKSDSSEQQQPSGSKQQQEPSGSKQQQPPEARQQQQQPPGPRQQQQQPPEARQQQQQPPGPRQQQQQPPEARQQQQQPPGPRQQQQRPPGPGQQQQWPRAPGQQQQPPFDPRQQQQWPRGPGQQQQPPFDPRQQQQWPRGPGQQQQPPFDPRQQQQWPHGPGPQQQQPHGPGQQQQLPFDPRQQQQPPFDPRQQQQWPRGPGQQQQPPFDPRQQQQWPRGPGQQQQPPFDPRQQQQWPHGPGPQQQQPHGPGQQQQLPFDPSQQQPPEARHQQQQPPEARQQQQPPFDPRQQQQQQQLPGPRQQQQRPRGRGQQQQQPPGPGQQQQRPRGRGQQQQQPPGPGQQQQQPPGPSQQQKQPSESPELPGLQKAVSKISLSEPSVPKESALEGLLPHVPPLVTRSSVTGKYIVPHSLQSQYMSQIPKRSGPDGGKAGRRILVETNMFKIVFNKNFQENVIHYDVVIEPDKPKFLMRPVFEEFRKKNFPNRYPAFDGKKNAYSAQDLPFGDRSKEQEIKVFDEERQQERSFKMYMKKVASLNLAWLKNINYGLVELHSEQRCLQALDVILRHGSANHFVSVGCSLFPHPEPGRVVSISNGMDLWIGVFQSAVVGWRPYLNIDVAHKAFPTPQSVINLMKELCQDPRSRTPLQRVTARDVEYNSEKITKFLKGLKVQYEIPGQPHSKRTYRVNGLVECPKNDKFRLDDGSMCTVENYFLQTKKCRLEFPDLPCLWVGSRTNEKKIHLPVELCTIVAGQVTQRKTDEVQTSKVIRYAATDTHTRKQKIMNGFAKMRLDQQPTLMKEFNLSVQGEFEKVPARVLQAPKLKYKENEVNVFKGVWRADKFLHSCELPDNSWTILNLDKYVQDRELYDGLHNKLQAGGKFVNMWIGKALTPFTTLSIQKNNNILQYFTEKKEQNLRLVVVIIPNLDNAYSIVKQISELKITGGIVTQCLKSQTLKKLNDATITNILLKINSKLNGINHTFATTFRPPCLGQPCMLVGADVTHPSPDAINIPSIAAVAASHDPNAFRYNIELRLQPPREEIILDLQMIMHKQLLYFFQATGRKPVKIIFYRDGVSEGQLAQVMHFEISAIKKAIANLEKDGKHKIALTFLVVQKRHHIRLFPTDSRNSDDRNFNVQAGTIVDTEITHPTFIDFYLVSHASIQGTARPTKYRCICDENGMSEDEIEQLTYYLCHMFARCTRSVSYPAPTYYAHLAAFRARALIRNVTLNMDNLSGEQQKNMTLQMTNSPMFFV, encoded by the exons ATGGCAAAAG GAAAGAAAAGTGGTAAAAAAGGTGGGAAGTCAGATAGTTCGGAACAGCAGCAACCATCTGGATCAAAACAACAGCAGGAACCATCCGGATCAAAACAACAGCAGCCACCTGAAGCAagacaacagcaacaacagccaCCTGGTCCAagacaacagcaacagcagccaCCTGAAGCAagacaacagcaacaacagccaCCTGGTCCAagacaacagcaacagcagccaCCTGAAGCAagacaacagcaacaacagccaCCTGGTCCAAGACAACAGCAACAACGGCCACCTGGACCAGGACAACAACAACAATGGCCACGTGCACCAGGACAACAGCAACAACCGCCATTTGATCCAAGACAACAACAACAATGGCCACGCGGACCAGGACAACAGCAACAACCACCATTTGATCCAAGACAACAACAACAATGGCCACGCGGACCAGGACAACAGCAACAACCGCCATTTGATCCAAGACAACAACAACAATGGCCACATGGACCAGGACCACAGCAACAACAGCCACATGGACCAGGACAACAGCAACAACTGCCGTTTGATCCAAGACAACAGCAACAACCACCATTTGATCCAAGACAACAACAACAATGGCCACGTGGGCCAGGACAACAGCAACAACCGCCATTTGATCCAAGACAACAACAACAATGGCCACGTGGGCCAGGACAACAGCAACAACCGCCATTTGATCCAAGACAACAACAACAATGGCCACATGGACCAGGACCACAGCAACAACAGCCACATGGACCAGGACAACAGCAACAACTGCCGTTTGATCCAAGTCAACAACAGCCACCAGAAGCAAGACACCAGCAACAACAGCCACCTGAAGCAAGGCAACAGCAACAACCGCCATTTGATCCaagacaacaacaacagcaacaacagttACCTGGTCCAAGACAACAGCAACAACGGCCACGTGGACGAgggcaacagcaacaacagcctCCTGGACCAGGACAACAGCAACAGCGGCCACGTGGACGAgggcaacagcaacaacagcctCCTGGACCAggacaacagcaacagcagccaCCTGGACCAAGTCAACAACAAAAACAGCCATCTGAATCACCGGAATTACCTGGTTTACAAAAGGCAGTGTCTAAAATATCTTTGAGCGAACCAAGTGTGCCAAAGGAAAGCGCTTTAGAAGGTCTACTACCGCATGTG CCACCGCTTGTAACCAGAAGTTCGGTGACTGGAAAATATATTGTACCACATTCATTGCAAAGTCAGTACATGAGTCAAATACCAAAGAGAAGTGGTCCTGATGGAGGGAAAGCGGGTagacgtattttggtggagacaaatatgtttaaaattgtttttaacaaaaattttcaagaaaacgtTATCCACTACGACGTAGTCATCGAACCAGATAAACCAAAGTTTTTAATGAGGCCAGTGTTTGAGGAATTTCGAAAGAAGAATTTTCCAAATAGGTACCCAGCATTTGATGGGAAAAAGAATGCATACAGCGCGCAGGATCTTCCATTTGGCGATCGGAGT AAAGAACAAGAAATAAAAGTTTTCGACGAAGAACGTCAACAAGAAAGGAGCTTCAAAATGTATATGAAAAAAGTTGCATCTCTCAATTTAGCATGGTTGAAAAATATAAACTATGGTCTAGTTGAATTACACTCAGAACAAAGATGTTTGCAGGCTTTAGATGTTATTCTACGGCATGGGTCTGCAAATCACTTTGTTTCA GTTGGCTGTTCGCTGTTCCCACATCCTGAACCAGGTAGAGTTGTATCAATATCAAATGGTATGGATTTATGGATCGGTGTATTTCAGTCTGCTGTAGTTGGATGGAGACCTTACTTGAACATCGACG ttGCACACAAAGCATTTCCTACGCCCCAGTCGGTTATTAATCTGATGAAAGAGCTTTGCCAAGATCCCAGAAGTCGTACACCGCTCCAGCGTGTAACTGCAAGGGATGTAGAATATAATTCAGAGAAGATAACGAAGTTTTTAAAAGGATTGAAAGTTCAATACGAAATACCTGGCCAGCCTCATAGCAAAAGAACTTACCGTGTAAATGGGTTGGTCGAGTGTCCAAAAAACGATAAATTTCGTTTGGACGATGGCAGCATGTGTAcggttgaaaattattttttacaaacaaAAAAGTGTAGGCTGGAGTTTCCTGATCTACCCTGCCTTTGGGTAGGGTCTCGaaccaatgaaaaaaaaatacatttacCCGTAGAG TTATGTACAATTGTCGCTGGACAAGTAACGCAAAGGAAAACGGACGAGGTTCAAACTTCGAAAGTAATTCGATACGCAGCAACTGACACCCACACGCgtaaacaaaaaattatgaaTGGT TTCGCGAAAATGAGATTAGACCAGCAACCAACTTTGATGAAAGAGTTCAACCTTTCTGTCCAAGGAGAATTTGAAAAAGTACCAGCTAGAGTTCTTCAAGCTCCCAAATTAAAGTATAAAGAAAACGAAGTTAATGTATTTAAAGGAGTATGGCGTGCAGATAAATTTTTACATTCATGCGAATTGCCAGACAATTCGTGGACCATTTTGAATTTAGACAAATACGTTCAAGATCGCGAGTTATATGATGGTTTGCACAATAAATTACAAGCCGGCG GTAAATTTGTCAATATGTGGATTGGCAAAGCGCTAACTCCATTTACGACATTAAGTatacaaaaaaataataatatcttaCAGTATTTTACAGAAAAAAAGGAACAAAATTTAAGATTAGTGGTCGTAATAATTCCAAATTTAGACAATGCATACA GTATAGTGAAGCAAATTTCTGAGCTGAAGATAACAGGCGGTATAGTAACTCAATGTTTAAAGTCTCAAACATTAAAGAAATTGAACGACGCAACAATTACGAATATTTTACTGAAAATCAATTCGAAACTTAATGGCATTAATCATACATTCGCTACTACGTTTCg GCCACCCTGTTTAGGCCAACCATGTATGTTAGTTGGCGCGGACGTCACCCATCCATCTCCCGATGCTATAAATATACCATCAATCGCTGCT GTCGCTGCGAGCCATGATCCTAATGCTTTTCGATACAACATCGAACTAAGACTTCAGCCGCCAAGGGAAGAGATAATTCTAGATCTTCAGATGATTATGCATAAACAGTTACTCTACTTTTTCCAAGCAACCGGAAGGAAACCTGtaaaaattatcttttatcg AGACGGCGTGAGCGAAGGTCAACTCGCTCAAGTGATGCATTTTGAGATATCTGCAATAAAAAAAGCCATCGCGAATTTAGAAAAAGATGGCAAGCACAAAATTGCGCTTACGTTCCTCGTGGTTCAAAAGAGACACCACATACGCCTTTTCCCGACTGACTCGAGGAATTCCGACGACAGGAATTTCAACGTGCAAGCGGGCACCATTGTCGATACGGAAATCACGCATCCAACATTCATAGACTTCTATCTCGTATCACATGCTAGTATCCAA GGTACTGCGAGGCCTACGAAATACAGATGTATATGTGATGAAAATGGGATGTCGGAAGATGAAATTGAACAGCTAACGTATTATCTATGTCATATGTTCGCACGTTGCACGAGATCCGTTAGTTACCCAGCGCCTACCTATTACGCTCATTTAGCTGCTTTCAGAGCCAGAGCACTGATACGCAA TGTTACCTTAAATATGGATAATCTATCAGGCGAGCAACAAAAGAACATGACTTTGCAAATGACAAATTCACCGATgttttttgtataa